Proteins co-encoded in one Zygotorulaspora mrakii chromosome 5, complete sequence genomic window:
- the RNH70 gene encoding Rnh70p (similar to Saccharomyces cerevisiae RNH70 (YGR276C); ancestral locus Anc_5.23), with protein sequence MSGVSPPERASEKSHQMHVMAESAVPNEAKEESTVNSRVARLSISETDGNTRSILSDLMQRTAKEDVAVETSDEIVKPEFSKSRKPKRRRSSAVSVPGSAVSTRTAVKDNSSGKLAKNGILGIPKKKRSSNKPVSVQVTEKAYEKGISVRDLNDLTLYLMNATNNPLRWARVENPKAIKKLVFLFVPGLETEDFYLEKGSKFSDGADNLKNAILKGLEDSEMVKNLNCFPVRSPGSRTTIYSAYSSYVNIRLSKKEKQELREELERKKITINDLLLSLNELFEYEYPIHPKSLDPTAKNAEYFKAESEIGKTNFRDTVKFDHEGSHIFALDCEMCLSEEGYVLTRVSIVDFDSNVVYDKLVKPDQPIIDYLTQYSGITEEKLINVSTSLNDVQNDILKLISEDDILIGHSLNSDLNVLKIRHPKIVDTSVIFEHKAGPPFRAALRYLAATYLDYDIQTNDGTGHDSVEDARACMDLVKLKILHGLAFGVGTNTESIFDRLAKKEIKSIQLNDYAPKKAFPWIAEANNSIRCTNDPEILIAVENKINNYDFLLGRLRGLEYSRGYALPRMSNTEVIPSPDEALKTFTTSLQRIYDKSPSGTLILAFSGCGSMKKWNELMTQINNADKAERKLELKRLDAEIEDAVARARDAVAFTLLKQQIKEK encoded by the coding sequence ATGAGTGGTGTATCACCTCCTGAGAGAGCATCTGAAAAATCACATCAGATGCATGTGATGGCCGAAAGTGCTGTGCCGAATGAAGCCAAGGAAGAAAGCACCGTGAATTCGAGAGTGGCCAGATTAAGTATTTCCGAGACTGATGGAAACACTAGAAGTATCCTATCTGATTTGATGCAGAGGACCGCGAAAGAAGACGTGGCGGTGGAAACTAGCGATGAAATTGTCAAGCCCGAATTTAGTAAGAGTAGGAAACcgaaaagaagaagatccAGTGCCGTTTCAGTACCGGGGTCTGCGGTTTCAACGCGCACAGCTGTTAAAGACAACAGTAGCGGAAAGTTGGCGAAGAATGGTATTTTGGGAATTCctaagaaaaagagaagtTCTAATAAGCCAGTTAGTGTTCAGGTCACGGAAAAGGCTTACGAGAAAGGAATATCTGTGCGGGACTTAAACGACTTGACCCtatatttgatgaatgcAACAAATAATCCATTGAGATGGGCTCGAGTAGAAAATCCGAAAGCTATTAAGAAGCtggtttttcttttcgtgCCCGGCTTGGAAACAGAGGATTTTTATTTGGAGAAAGGGAGCAAGTTCAGTGACGGCGCTGATAATTTGAAGAACGCCATTTTAAAAGGATTAGAGGATTCGGAAAtggtaaaaaatttgaattgcTTTCCGGTGCGATCTCCAGGTTCTCGAACAACAATTTACTCAGCATATAGTTCGTATGTTAACATAAGGTTGTCAAAAAAGGAGAAACAAGAACTGCGAGAAGAactggaaagaaaaaagatcacAATAAATGATCTTTTATTAAGCTTAAATGAGCTCTTTGAGTATGAATATCCAATTCATCCTAAATCTTTAGACCCAACAGCAAAAAATGCAGAGTATTTTAAGGCAGAATCTGAAATTGGAAAGACGAACTTCAGAGATACTGTAAAGTTTGACCATGAAGGGTCTCATATTTTTGCTCTGGATTGTGAAATGTGTCTCTCAGAAGAGGGATACGTTCTGACAAGGGTGAGCATAGTGGACTTTGATTCAAATGTGGTTTATGATAAATTGGTGAAACCTGATCAACCAATTATCGATTATTTGACTCAATACAGTGGTATcacagaagaaaaactgATTAACGTTTCAACATCGCTCAATGATGTACAGAATGATATTCTCAAGTTGATTAGTGAAGATGATATTCTCATTGGGCACTCGCTAAACAGCGATTTAAAtgtattgaaaataagGCACCCGAAAATTGTCGATACATCAGTAATATTTGAGCACAAGGCTGGTCCTCCATTTAGGGCAGCGTTGCGCTACTTGGCAGCTACATATCTTGATTACGACATTCAAACAAACGACGGGACTGGTCATGATTCAGTAGAAGACGCTAGAGCATGCATGGACTTAGTGAAGCTCAAAATATTGCATGGATTAGCCTTTGGTGTCGGAACGAATACAGAAAGCATCTTTGACAGGCttgcaaagaaagaaatcaaatcaatcCAACTCAATGACTATGCACCCAAGAAAGCTTTCCCTTGGATTGCTGAAGCGAACAACTCGATACGATGCACAAACGATcctgaaattttgatagCTGTGGAGAATAAGATAAACAATTATGATTTTCTCCTTGGAAGACTTAGGGGACTCGAGTATTCTAGAGGCTATGCCTTGCCACGAATGTCCAATACTGAGGTCATACCTTCTCCAGACGAAGCTCTAAAAACTTTCACGACATCTTTGCAACGAATTTATGATAAATCTCCCTCTGGAACTTTAATTCTAGCTTTCTCCGGATGTGGCagcatgaaaaaatggaatgaacTTATGACTCAGATAAATAATGCTGATAAAGCAGAGAGGAAGTTGGAACTGAAGCGACTAGATGCAGAAATAGAAGATGCTGTAGCAAGAGCTCGAGATGCTGTAGCTTTCACTCTTTTAAAACAACAgataaaggaaaaatag
- the RTT102 gene encoding Rtt102p (similar to Saccharomyces cerevisiae RTT102 (YGR275W); ancestral locus Anc_5.24) produces MESLIARANRGNFAGVEKKQYWKYDWYTPSRIDATTSNTNSNAEIARSSESGSTDKLPVKYKTWSKTDKSIFVDYHDDDIGDLFDLSMHSGIAHVVAGNSTGAKVPNGGTMDEGLTMEDIRGAVGDSEAIPGLSSSDTIKKNQEVETPTVQESSIAPEGNDLPLTDGAAPEIKCTSNDPQTNEIPATSKVDDKPKDIDGDVNMQLE; encoded by the coding sequence ATGGAGTCTTTAATCGCAAGGGCTAATAGAGGTAATTTTGCGGGCgtggaaaagaaacagtATTGGAAGTACGATTGGTACACGCCAAGTCGAATTGATGCAACGACGAGTAATACTAATTCAAATGCTGAGATTGCTCGCTCCTCTGAGAGTGGCTCCACTGATAAGCTTCCTGTTAAATATAAAACATGGTCAAAAACGGATAAATCCATTTTTGTAGATTACCACGACGATGATATTGGTGATCTGTTCGATCTGTCAATGCATTCCGGTATAGCTCATGTCGTTGCAGGAAATAGTACTGGTGCTAAGGTACCAAACGGGGGTACTATGGATGAAGGGTTAACGATGGAAGATATAAGAGGTGCTGTGGGGGATAGCGAAGCCATTCCTGGATTGTCTAGTTCCGACAccatcaagaaaaatcaagaagtTGAAACCCCTACAGTGCAAGAGTCATCTATCGCACCAGAGGGTAATGATTTGCCTCTTACTGATGGTGCTGCGCCAGAAATAAAATGTACGTCCAACGATCCACAAACCAATGAGATTCCAGCAACGTCCAAGGTTGACGATAAGCCCAAAGATATAGATGGAGATGTAAATATGCAATTAGAATAA